In one Neobacillus sp. CF12 genomic region, the following are encoded:
- the lepB gene encoding signal peptidase I: MNNHIINEIKSWAKSICIALGVTLVVRTFIFAPYIVEGASMEPTLHNHEKIFVNKLNVTDNFKRGEIVIIKGIDVNYVKRIIALPGDTIEMRKDQLFINGVQFEESYLSKNRKQAEQKGSLLTGDFGPEIVPENNYFVMGDNRLHSMDSRNGLGYIQKETIVGKPEFVFLPFTQIRNIK, from the coding sequence ATGAATAACCATATAATAAATGAAATAAAAAGTTGGGCGAAGTCCATTTGTATTGCATTAGGAGTAACACTAGTGGTTAGAACATTTATTTTTGCCCCATACATTGTCGAGGGTGCTTCGATGGAACCGACATTACATAATCATGAAAAAATCTTTGTAAATAAATTAAATGTAACCGACAATTTTAAAAGAGGAGAAATTGTCATTATTAAAGGAATTGACGTTAACTATGTGAAAAGAATAATCGCTTTACCAGGAGATACGATTGAAATGAGGAAGGATCAACTTTTTATTAATGGTGTTCAATTCGAGGAATCCTATCTTTCTAAAAATCGTAAACAGGCGGAACAAAAGGGGAGTCTATTAACAGGTGACTTTGGACCCGAAATCGTTCCGGAAAATAATTATTTTGTTATGGGTGATAACCGACTCCACAGTATGGATAGCCGCAATGGTTTAGGCTATATTCAAAAAGAAACTATTGTCGGGAAGCCTGAATTTGTGTTTCTGCCATTTACGCAAATTAGAAATATTAAATAA
- a CDS encoding DUF2383 domain-containing protein, producing the protein MANEVIIEELNTLLRGTYMGIRSFEHYIQKVEDEELKTVFQSMQKDAKLNALKLAERIQNLGGVPADGEGFSGSMHSFMHNAMLPDAQTEIIKDALKGLNQYGVEYSEELVRGDLDSESRQLAEDVIDTSRRQIEQLRHYLH; encoded by the coding sequence ATGGCGAATGAAGTCATTATTGAGGAGTTAAATACATTATTAAGAGGTACCTATATGGGGATACGTTCTTTTGAACACTATATCCAAAAGGTTGAGGATGAAGAACTAAAGACAGTCTTTCAATCGATGCAGAAGGATGCAAAGTTGAATGCACTGAAACTTGCGGAGCGGATTCAAAATTTAGGCGGTGTTCCGGCGGACGGTGAAGGTTTCTCAGGCTCGATGCATAGCTTTATGCACAATGCCATGCTCCCTGACGCCCAAACTGAAATCATTAAAGATGCGTTGAAGGGCTTAAATCAATATGGAGTGGAATATTCTGAGGAACTTGTACGTGGCGATCTTGATTCCGAAAGCAGGCAACTTGCAGAAGATGTTATTGATACAAGTCGAAGACAGATTGAGCAGTTACGACATTACCTCCATTAA
- a CDS encoding GNAT family N-acetyltransferase yields the protein MLTKEELLDIKTLQEICEKEGSLQLKLNFDMLETRSGKRKEDFFHYEDGALVGYLGCYYFGNKVEICGMVHPDFRRKGIFSKLLEGALDEAKKRETRTILLNAPTESQSAKEFLKNIPCTLSMVEYQMKWHKTVLAVDDTVMVRPSSSEEDWEAEIQLDVQCFGLKEQEARQYKKENEDLHTDIRLIIEFEGEIAGKMRLSEMNGESWIYGFSVFPELQGKGIGRKALSKVVKMQEEKGLSIFLEVEAKNAHALKLYESCGFRSYHSQDYYKVN from the coding sequence ATGTTGACGAAAGAAGAATTGTTGGATATAAAAACGCTTCAGGAAATTTGTGAGAAGGAGGGCAGTCTTCAGTTAAAGTTAAATTTTGATATGCTTGAAACCAGGTCTGGAAAACGGAAGGAAGACTTTTTTCATTATGAAGATGGTGCCCTTGTTGGTTATCTAGGCTGCTATTATTTTGGAAATAAAGTAGAGATTTGCGGTATGGTTCACCCGGATTTTCGAAGAAAAGGGATATTTTCTAAGTTGTTAGAAGGTGCCCTAGATGAAGCTAAGAAACGTGAAACGAGGACCATTTTGTTAAATGCTCCAACCGAGTCCCAATCTGCGAAGGAGTTCTTAAAGAACATCCCCTGCACCTTGTCGATGGTAGAATATCAAATGAAATGGCATAAAACCGTGTTAGCAGTCGATGATACAGTTATGGTTAGACCATCATCTTCAGAAGAAGATTGGGAAGCGGAAATACAACTCGATGTCCAGTGCTTTGGATTAAAAGAACAGGAAGCACGTCAGTACAAGAAGGAAAACGAAGACCTTCATACAGACATAAGACTTATTATAGAATTTGAAGGGGAAATTGCTGGGAAAATGCGTCTTTCTGAAATGAATGGTGAATCGTGGATTTATGGATTCTCCGTTTTTCCAGAACTCCAGGGAAAAGGAATCGGCAGAAAAGCACTATCGAAAGTAGTAAAAATGCAGGAAGAGAAAGGTTTGTCTATTTTTCTAGAGGTTGAAGCGAAAAATGCGCATGCGCTAAAGCTCTATGAATCATGCGGATTTAGAAGCTATCATTCACAGGATTACTATAAGGTAAATTAA